The Glycine max cultivar Williams 82 chromosome 3, Glycine_max_v4.0, whole genome shotgun sequence sequence gataaaaaaaaaagaaggggcGGGGGGAGATCATTGATGAAAATTGGTATACTAATTAGCTGGTATGCTTTACCAAAAAACAAATTAGCTGGTATGAGATTGAGACCTCTTACTTTTCAATTATTGGCTTCAAGAAAGGAAGGACCTTCTCAATTGCCTCAATGTTGGCCAGAGATTGGACCAGTGCTATTGGtatcataaagaaaaaagttaggaaaaataaagcaactgCCATGAGCAATCTTCGCATGTTGAGGTCAAAATATGGAATGGCAAGATTTTCCCAAAAGACATCCCGAGGCTCAGGAGCCCATTCTGTGAGCCAAATAGTAGGATTACTAGTTTGTTGAGTTTGAGCACACACAGCTGCTGCCCATCGTGTTTTGAATGAAACAAAAGCTGCAGGAATAACAGCATTCGGATTGTTTATGATACTTTCTCTTTCTTCGGCTTCCTGTTTGAAATGAACACTAAGAAATTAATCCCCGTATGAACATGTTTTAAGCAGACAGACACAAATAAAAGCAATGGAATATTAAGCCAGTGGTAACAGTTGTCTCTAATCTGTTTTCGCAGACTATTGATATCATGACTAACTAtccttttttattcttcttttcttttttttcctctagCAGCCTTACATACCTTGCCCTATTGGCATAAGATGAATCTCTGCAATCAATATTGATATCATGGAAACTAGTTCAAGTAGCCATCATTACTCATTCCTGAGATTATAATAAACCAATAAACTAATCATATGTTCAGTTTACGAGTAactgcaacaaaaaaaatgaaaccataCATGCCATTAACAACTTGTACATGTAGCACTAGGAGTTGGCCAACCTAATTAGCGACATAAACCTAAAGATAATAATCAATAACAAGAACAACCTAATTAGCATGTGAAACAAGAGCAGAGAATCAAGAGAAAAGTCCAAAATGTTCTGAAGTCCCCTGACTGAACTATTAAAAGCATAGCCCATTATCTCCACAGAATATAACAATAATAGCCAATTGGCATAATTTGATTacttcaaaatattataaaattaagtgatAAGGGTTGGCAAAATGACTGGATGACAAAATCTGTAAAGAAATAGTTACAATTACAAAAAAGGATAAGAAGGGTGACATTGACATATCCATTGTATAATTTGATCAGTACTTACTTGTTTGctcaaattatcaattattgcAGTATAATGATCAATAGCATCAACTTTATTCCCCAAGAAACCCAGGAAACCTGTCTATAGATAAGAAATCAAATCGTGAAACATAAAAGGTTATTAGTTGATATCACCAATTATGGCTATTCCTGTGACAAAAGAAAATGCTAAAAGGAAGTCTCTTCTGAAATTAGAAAAAGTAATTTGATAGTATATCATGAAAAGAAAGCTACCCGAGTAGTTGGCCTCTTGGAAGGATTTCTTTCGTATTTGTTTTGGTAGTAAACATGCCAGtttattaatttcttcttctctgcAGCTATGCATGCAAGCTTGTTCGCATTATATACAACCTACCAATAATTCATAACAAATTATTCTTGTTACACTAGAGAAAATCACAAAAGTAACACAAATTCACAATTCATAATAGAAGGTCCTCAATCAGTTGAAGTCAACCTCAGTAAATCACAAATCCTAATTCCTAAATCCTAAGAAGAAGGTCAATGTGTTAAAATGTTGGGTTTCATCCAAATTCTTATCCGAATGATTATTGAAGGTTTCCCACTTTTAAGTTGTAACTTGTAACGGAGTTATAAGGCTGGCTTGGTAGTTGAAGGGAGAAAGGGAGGAGGGAGAGATCGTGGATTCAAATCCCTtcaactaacaaaactaacagGCTAACAACAAATATTTACCGAtccaaaaaaaagttgtaacttATAACCATATATCAAGATAAgtgaaatatatgtttttttaatagaaaactgGTGGTAGGATAGTTCTTATCCTGGTACGGAAAGTGTGGGATTTGTTATTGTTCCTTATGTATCAAAGTATTGTAGCTGAATGATGATAAGAATTGGTAGGAGGATGAGAATGAGAATTAGGGACAACATATTCTGAGTAATGTTGGAGGAGGGTTAGCAACCTCGTCCATAAAAGTTGCATGGACATAAGGTTTCTAGCTTTGTCTATAAAATTGTAATATCAGTGTGGATGAGGATTTGTAAATTTATCCAGGAAAAAGTTGTAATAGTAATGGGAGAGTATTTCTCTTATTCAAGGATATGGACATGTTAGAAAAAACCAGGTTAAATTTTGAGTATTTATGATGTGCTATTGCATAAACTTATCTTCCTGACCCAGGTAGCCCTTCATTAGGGTTTGTTTGTGAAAGCACAAGAAGGGGGAGTGGTACGTAATTCCCGACACGAACAACTAAAAACAGTATACAATTTATACATGGTCGAAAGATTATTTGTAATTGCAATTAAGTAACATGCCTGATGCATCAGATAGTGATCCGGATGGTTGACGCAAAAAAAATGTTCGATGTGCTCACTTACTGATTCATCGGGATCTGGGGGAACATTCCTTACCAGGACCTGTGAAAAAATCCAAGTGGTTATTACGAAACAATATTCAGCTTGCCACAGGACAGGTGGAAATTGGCTGCAACTAGTAGCTCAATTCTTCCAATATCTGGAAGAAAAAATGCAAATATACAAAAGATAAATGAAAGCCGCAACCTAAAACTCTCTTGGACAACATAGAAGACAACTAGACAAGCATCTGAAAAGGATAGTTTTGCTAGCAAGTCTCctataaatactaaaatacaGATACTTACTTTCTGATTATCAATTTCTTGTCAAACAAATACAAGCTGAAAGGCTATGTATCGAATTTAATTGTAGAATGCATGGCAGACTAGAAATCCCAACCAGTTACTCATCCCCATGCATGCACATGGGCTGCTGGTATATGCAGCCACGGGAACACATCCTGTCATAGTCATAGATATTCcgaatttttttcaatattttacatGGATGCAACAGAACcgaaattttaactaaattgcCTCCTTTGAATTACAAGATAAAACATATTCAGTCAAATGTTTGATTCACCGATCCAGGGGTATTTGAGGGAAATCAGAACAGGTCAAAGAAATACCATGGTAATTGGTAAGTCGGCCACAAAATAACATATAGAATCACAACATGTTCAAATAAGGTAAACTCCCATAAACATGAGTAATAACTCTCTTCATATCGGCAGCAAAATGTATTTGTAGGAGCTAGAGCACCAAAAATGTAGAAATTTTGGTACTGAATctctaagtgtttttttttcctttatcatGAAGAGCAGTGATGCAGCAAAGGGATCTCAGTCAAAATGAGACCAACTTACAGTGAATTGGTCTGGACGACGACGTTCAGCTGCCAAAAATCGCAATCTCATTTCTGCTATAACCTTGTATTCCTTATAAAGACTATAGCATGTCCAAGATGAGAATACATATGACATTACAATATGCACCCAAAACCTGGAAGAAAGTGACAACAAATTTCGCAACATAACATGATTAATGACACTAAATAAGAGTCTGAAACCctattataataaaagaaaatgagcaAGTTGATTCAATTAATATTGAAACTCTTGGTGGTACTCtggttttcttaattaaaaggcAAAGATCAAAGTTGCAATCACATTTCCAACACAACCAATAACTCCTTTAATTTGTTAAGAATCCAGTGTGTTGgagcaagagagagagagagagactcaGAGCTAGGACAAGATTGTCATAAAGATCATCTCACCTATCTGATCCAAATGGGATGTTTGATATTGAAATCTTGTCAATACTGCTAAATGTCAAATCCTTAGGTCCCCGTGCTTGCAATGTTTTCCCGAACCAGTTAACAGGAACCAAAACCATAAAAGCAAGTAAGGTAATTGGAGCAAATATTTTGACCCTGTACATGAGTATTCCCATCGGAGATAAGAatatatcaaaaagaaaaggatcaAACAATTAAATTCAAAACAGTAGATAAGCTATTGCTGTCTCTTTTAAATTATGTCCATGTGCACATGTAAAGTTTAAATGAGAAACTTGGCGTACAACTCACCCAAGAAGATAAATCCGAATGTACACAGCTGAGTCAAGTCCTGCATGATCAATAAGCTCAGGTTCTGGCATATGCAATGCTGCAGGCATCCAATTCAGAAACCTGATGTAGGTCCCAAAGTCCAAATTAACAAATTTCTTTACCCTATTGGATCCTGTTGGACTGCCTCTTATCCCCTTCAGATACCATTTTGGGAAGTAGACCCTATCGTTAAAGGGCTGAAGTCGCAATATTCCAAATGCAAACAGGAACGCCAATGCAGACAACAGATTGATGGATGCCGAAACACAAATATCCCCAATAGTCGCCATTATCTTCTTCCTTAGAAGCGCTTAATCTGTATCATACACAAACATCCCAAATTGGCTTTCCATTTTCCAACTAGCAAGCCATACtacattttatctatttatccaTATTGAGTTGAATTATAAATCAATAACTTCCTAATTTGTTATACATGTGCTTGCATATTTATCACAATCTTGACTGCATAAATGGTTAGTAACTGCATTTTATCCTGCATTTTAGAAAAgccaaattcaaataaaaaattgtttagttTCCAATTTCCACACCACAATTGTTTAGCATCAATGTCGTAGTTATGTAATCATTATTCAAGCATTCAATTGTTCTATGCTCTATTCAGCTAAAAGAACCATTATCAACTgcgttttatttttcttagaagccaaattcaaattataaatcaataataacatcataatttattatacacGTGCATGCATTTTATCACAATCTAGACCATCATTAACTGCACTTAATCCTGCACTTTAGAGGAgctaaattcaaaatgaaaaaaatattctctaACCAGTTTCCATTTTCTACACCCCATATCAATGTCGAATCGCATTATGCATATGTTTTCTGGCATTCAACTATTCTCTGATGAACCAGAGCAAAATTCagataaggaaaaaaaacagagaaataaAGAGAACCTATCAATTTCATCAACTTCTATTATTGTCTTAGCTAGCATGCACACGCATTGCACGCAAGAGCAACGATTAGTGGCAAAGGAATTTCAAAATAAGCAAATGTCTGGACCTAAAACACGAGATTGAGAATTGGAAACGGGGAAATGTACATTTGTAGGACAAATTCACGGTAAAAGCCTCTGTCCGGCGACGAATGCCAAATGTAGAGGCATGTTTGGTTGAGAGGAAAATAAAATCCGGCACGACTCGGTGGTTTCTCTGATTTGTACAACGAGAGAGAGCAGAATTTGTTTTGCTCTACGGCGTTTTGGTGGTGTCCAAACAGCGGAGAGAGAAACGGGAACTGAATTTTGGTTTGCAGAGAATGAATTACCGTTCTTTCAGCGCAGAAAAAGAGAGGGATTGAGTTGGCGCCAAAAGGTTCGGAGGCATGTCAAATAGTTaccacccttttttttttaccgtttTTTCTCCACTTGGACTTACCGCTTAGTGCTTACTAATGCCACACTACTTACCTTCGATATAGGGCAACTGGGAAAAGACcgaaataaataagttttttttatcagcacgaaattaataaatataagaaaaacatgTTTGGTGGGCGttatttttagtagtgtttgataattattttcatctttaagaATTAGTATATTAGTTTATTCTATTGATTACATAggatgaatatttgtttttatgtaattaaattttataataaataaatatttaaatatataaattatatgataaataatttattttgtgatttttctaGACTTGACCCAACTAGATCTAGGTGGGCATAATAGGTTCAAGTAGCTCTAAAGCAAAACCAAGCAAATTGAGGACAAAGAATCATCCTGTAAGATTTTGGAGGAACATTAACTTCCTTTATCCTCCCATCAGAGGATAAGTATCCTTGTGAATAAGAGATAACTTTCATTTCTTGCTACCGACAAACatcaaaacaatcaaaacagcaaaacttattatatataaaaagcaaACTTCATTGACATGGCTTGTAGTTTCTtagacttattatatatatatatatatatatatatatatatatatatatatatatatatatatatatatatatatatatatatatataatacaagaATAAAAAGTGCATTAGTCATATACGGAAGAGGTAGAAAGCAAGAAACGAAGCTTAgggaaaatttttatattttgtaattaatgtcgattaaattaattttacataatatttcttatttgtattaatatattaaacaacCATTGAGAGAggtaactaattttaaataaaattttcttcttactaaataaattataatttaaaaggatattgaaaataataaaaagttaccaaatcattttttcttttttttatactcttattttgaaatttaaatttaaattaacttttaagaaaaataaacaaaggcCAAACATAGTCGCATTTTAGAATGTACTTGGCGTGTATGTTATTATGTAACAATATACTAGTACATATATTCGCAAATTATTTAGTGTATGctttttgatgataaaaaattactaatataatTTGTGAATTCATAGatgatttttttcactttaattgTCTTAACGTATTAATTGCCTTagatatgaaaaaaagaaaagattcataaatattatattctggtatttaaagaaaaattaataattaaaagttgaagtgttataattaaaaattaaaagaagaacaataatcttgttttatatattaatgttaatttaatttcctTAATCGTCTTGATTTCAATCTATAGAAAAAAATTCCTTAATAAATTGTTTTGTCTTGATTATGTAaagatgtaaatataaataaatagaaaatattattctaatctaattaagaaaaaatggtAAGATGATGTATTGtattaggattttaaaagactgttttggcataaaaaaatcttgtggatttttaaaaaaattgtaagaaaataagggtttttaagatttttttaaaaagattttaatggatttacaaaatatgaatttataagatttgaaagCACATTAagtatttaagtatttaaacgAAACTCGtgagttttttaaaaacatttaaaattactaataacATGTTCATGAATTTCATCCACctaacaatttaaataaaattcttcttatataaaaaaaccttaaataTATTACATGACGAATCAATTTTTCTAAGCATATTTACAAGCACAATAAATTCATTCCCTTTCATCCACAATTAtgttaattgtataaaaattatatgtcaCAATACCTgttaataacattaatatttGTAGTCATTTTCACACTGACAATTTCATCAAACAAAATAGATGTCCAACAATTACTTTaaatctcatttatatatttatccacCTATACACAAGTCAACTTcttaagtttattaaaattatatatttttcatgttcaTTTATACATATAAGTGCGTAATCAAGATGtcacaaattcaaataattgaAAAGATCTATCATATCTGATGCTTCAAGGAATATTAATAAATGAtcgaaagagaaaaaattatgaatatcttCCTCTTTTAACAAAAAGACAATAAGAAATTATGTgtgatggaaaaagaaaaaatatgtcaattgacagaaaaaaaaattatcgtgAAATTTCATAAGTTTATGTGAGATTGTTTAATGTGTATtctctactatttttttttataaaatatatgataagaaGAAATccatcaaattttatatattttttgaatactttaaattttttaagttataaaaaatcttaattgaatattttaattttttaaaaaaatcatttaaaatccTAATTGAATAGATCTTCTAAaacatgaaatatattttaaaaaaaatatcacacgttttcagaaatatatatatcatgcatatttttttaagatttattttgtATTGTGCTTGtcaatgtttgttttttgagaaAGAAATAAGTTTCTTTCCACCAAAAGATAGAgttaaactattattttttgttaaaactaACCTAGACTTAATTAGGCCACACATTCCTAACATTATTGACAGCCTTAGTCACTAATTAGACCACACATTCATAACATCATTGACAGCCTTAGTCACtaaatagaataattattttcgAATAGAACCAAAcgtaaattcattattttttttattgaagttattaagaaatgatataaataaaagtaaaagctatacaaagaaatgaaagaaaaataataaaaaaaagaacaaaaaaggcCGAAGGGTACATGTCCTATTTTGGTTATACAACAGTAtttgttcaaaaaaaattaaaaagaagaaacactgtaaaattatgattttataattattcatagtttataatatatatatatatatatatatatgtatatatatatatatatatatatatatatatatatatatatatatcaaaatcagCTAATCACATTATATCCTTGTTCACAAGAATCAAACCAAGTATAATAAATAAcggatatttataaaataatattatttgcaacaaaattaaataataccaCTAATATGTATTTTGACTTttgagaggaaaaactaaaataatatttataaaaaaattaaataataccacaaatatgtattttgactttttgagaggaaaaactaataaaaaaatatattatcattcaatcacgaactcaataaatttggaaaattatcataatttagctcataaaaaataaagaggatgaaatatagttttagaaaaatatcatgcgtattttttaaagatttattgCTGTGTTATGCTTGTttagagaaataaaattttctttcctcCAAAATATagacttatttatttttgttaaaattaattaggttTATAAGTTAATTAGGTCCAAATTTCAAACATTCTTATTTGGTGGaatacaaattttaaacattatttacaaccttttttttttactgaaacatATTCATCTCATCTCATTGCTTAATTGTAACAAGATAGaaactataaagattaaaaaaaaataattttactatttaatttaTGGGCAATTCCATTGGCTTGTCTTCTTATAGAGCCTATAGAAAATGTTGGATTTTGTTGAATCACACTTCTACAAGCTTGAATTAAATTACCAAACTCAGCCTtagttactaaaataaatagttttctaATAGAGGCAAGCGTAAattcattattgtttttattaaagttattaacaaatgatataaataaaactaaaaggtATATAAAgtgagggaaaaaaaaagaaggaaaagtaaagtaaaaaaaaaaaaaaaaaaagctgaaaAGAAACGTGTCCTATTTAATAACAGGGGAGTATATATTTACAGTGTGCGCACACGGTGCACGTTAGTGCACTTCACGGAGTGTGAATGCATATACTCTCACCTCTTGGACCTGGCGCACCCTAAGCCACCACACCACCACTATCACCAGcgcagcagcttcttcttcttcttcatccgcCCCTCCTAACCAAACACAAACACTCTTATGTCATGTTTTCTGTCACCCTCTCTCTTCCTCTGTCTCCAATTAGGGTTTTCCCCATTCCCAATGCATACTAATTCTTTCTGCCTATTCGCTGCCGTTCCAACTCCTTCGATTACTCTGCGAATTTGCTTTCTCCTTCACTCTCGCGCTTCGATTCGGAGAAAATCGGGCGCTATTGCTTGACACTGGTTTGGTGCCATGCCGCCTAGTCGGAGGAAGGGCGGAAAAAAAAGCGGCGGCGGTGGTGCCGCCGCCAGCCGGCAGTTTAAGCTCGGCGATCTCGTGCTCGCTAAGGTTAAGGGATTCCCTGCTTGGCCTGCGACGGTTAGTGCTGCTTGTTAATTTTTAAGTGAATGCTTGAAATTTTTTGATTGATTGTGCTGTTCTGTCTAGAATAAACAGAACACTCCCTTGGATTGCAATTGCATGTTATACTGATTTTCTTCTGCTGAAGTATGGTGTAGTGCTCAGTGTTTGCCTGGTGCTAATCGATTAATTCGAGTGgttgctttatttttgttttgttttttgatgCGTATATTAGATTTTATTGAAAGTTTTTGGGTCTGACCTTGATTATCTGTTTTGCCTTAGCTTAAGCTTGTAGTTGTACTGTCGAATTTTGATGTTACACGGAGATTGGGTTTATCAAATGATTATATTGTggtgaattttttattaatgacttGATCGGGGCCTAGAGGCTCCCGGAATTTGATTGGGAGGAGCTGTGGAGAAGGTAAGAGACTAGGGACCATAAGTTAAACTATACAGATCTGTGCTTTGCGTTTTCTATGGTCCTGTATGGCTTATATGTTTGTTTTGGACAGTTGGGCACTTTTTTCCCCTGCTTTTTGATTCTCTGTTATGAAGATTTTGTTTGCTGATTAAGTTGCTCTGTTTTTTCCTGGGGCAGGTGAGTGAGCCGCAGAAGTGGGGTTACTCAGCTGATCGGAAGAAAGTGTTTGTTTGCTTCTTTGGAGCCCCCCAAATGTATGTATTCAAGTCCATGTCTCATTTGATTGAGTTGCTATTGGTATGCATATCGTGTTCTTGTTTGATAAGGAATTGAATTGACATGAAGTTGCTATTGGTATGCATACGGTGTTCGATAAGGAATTGAATGGACatgataaaatttcaaaacctggTTGTTTTGAAATGATATAGTAGATATCTGATATTGTTAATGCCACGTTGTTTGACCTAGGGATATTGTAAGGTCTAATTGTTGTATTCTTGTTTATATGTCAATATGTCATTGATTTGGTGTTTGCTAGAAAGTCATTAGAGATTGCGGTGTTAGTAAGTAATTTTCCTTCTATACTTCCGTTCTTTCTATTACACTGATGATGCATGTATAGATATTACAATATTCACACATCAGGGTGGCTTTCCTTTTGTGTGCACAGTTGGATTATTGAATGTTCATTGTCTATATTTGAAGCAAGCTAAAACTGGATGGTTTCAATCATTGTAGTCCACTTGTGATGATAATGCTTATTGATGACATGCTTGCATTTTTCAGTTAGCTTGTCCTTTATGGCATGCATATATTATGGTTGTAGCCATATTTAAAAGATTTCGTTGTGTGATAAATTTTCTCTGAAGTTTGAGTAGATAATAGTAGTTATGAGTTTTGTGCATATGTGAGGTTTCACCTTTAGGGCATGATTCTTCTAGTGAGAAATTGAGAATCAGATCATTGTGACTATTGTAGTAGCGTCTGTTTTACCTTTTTAGTTCTTATGAGCAGAGaagggataaaaaaaatgaatgctaATGGCTCTTATCTTAGGTTTCCGGTATTTGATTATGGTTTGTGGCATATTGCAGCAAAGTGAATTTTGTTGCCAACACACTTGTGTTAGGCCAATATTCTGCATACTTGATTTTGGATAGTGTTTATAAAAATGCTTCTGCAAGTTTGTGGTTGCCAAAATTAGTGTTTTtggtttatattataaaaaatataaaggtatTTCTATAAAATATACACCCAAAGTGATTTTCTACTAGAGAAGCAACAAGATGTTGCTACTTGTTGTCAATAGCCAAAATCATGTTGGTATGGCCTGTCATAATTCATGTGCCAAATTTGCTAAATATGTTGGATTGATTTCAAGGCACATTTGATGCATCAAATCTTTCTCTAATTCAAACATGGAATCAAACATGCTCCAATATGAGCATGCACTCTTCACTTCATGTGCTCTCTGCATTCCACTTATAAGTACAATTCTATGTCGGTGATCTTTCAGCTGGCTCAGTTTGATCCATGCTCTCTTCTCTCTCGTGAAGCATGATTatactgtaaaaaaataaagaaaatatattcattCCCCTGTTATTTCTATCTGGGATACCAGGCATCAGCTATAAGATTCCACCTTGTCACTAGAGGTTCATGTAATAACTTTGTCTTCTATCTCATTTTTGtcatctctctctctatataaaaaCCATCCAGCCTCTGCCATGTGTTGCTTGCATATGCAATCTGGTCccgcctttttttttttctcttcatggtCGTGGATAGCACAGGCCTCTGCTCTAGTTtagttattatcattattttcctAGACTTACTTGATTCTTCTTGGTGTCAGAGCaccaaaattcacaaaataaccTGGAAGCTTACTATATTTTCATTGTGAATTATAGTCCAAGCAAATATTATCCTTGTGGAATTCTAGTTGCATGAAGCCTAGAACACTAcccaattaaatataatttcaccCAGAATTTtgcaaatagaattttaaaacataacatTGATTTTCTCTGAATC is a genomic window containing:
- the LOC100798474 gene encoding CSC1-like protein At4g02900 isoform X1, yielding MATIGDICVSASINLLSALAFLFAFGILRLQPFNDRVYFPKWYLKGIRGSPTGSNRVKKFVNLDFGTYIRFLNWMPAALHMPEPELIDHAGLDSAVYIRIYLLGVKIFAPITLLAFMVLVPVNWFGKTLQARGPKDLTFSSIDKISISNIPFGSDRFWVHIVMSYVFSSWTCYSLYKEYKVIAEMRLRFLAAERRRPDQFTVLVRNVPPDPDESVSEHIEHFFCVNHPDHYLMHQVVYNANKLACIAAEKKKLINWHVYYQNKYERNPSKRPTTRTGFLGFLGNKVDAIDHYTAIIDNLSKQVTEERESIINNPNAVIPAAFVSFKTRWAAAVCAQTQQTSNPTIWLTEWAPEPRDVFWENLAIPYFDLNMRRLLMAVALFFLTFFFMIPIALVQSLANIEAIEKVLPFLKPIIEKPSIKSVIQGFLPGLALKIFLIMLPKILMTMSKMEGITSLSGLDRRSASKYYLFVLVNVFLGSVITGTAFQQLGQFINQPSTEFTKTVGSTIPMKATFFITYIMIDGWAGIAAEILRLAPLITFHVKNTFLVKTEQDRQNAMDPGSLEFATSEPRIQLYFMLGHVYAPVTPFLLPFIVVFFAFAYMIFRHQIINVYNQQYESGGSFWPDIHGRVISGLIISQILLMGLLSTRGTDKSTLVLIAQPILTLWFHRYCKGRFESAFVKFPLEEAMVKDTLERAVEPNLNLRIYLQDAYVHPGFKGDDFQKPAIIDDEENNPLIQTTRASRRGSKPESDSETGSY